The following are encoded in a window of Bradyrhizobium guangdongense genomic DNA:
- the rpmF gene encoding 50S ribosomal protein L32 encodes MAVPRRKTSPSRRGMRRSADAIKKPTYVEDKDSGELRRPHHLDLKTGMYKGRQVLKKKES; translated from the coding sequence ATGGCCGTTCCGAGAAGAAAAACCTCGCCGTCGCGCCGTGGCATGCGCCGCTCGGCAGACGCCATCAAGAAGCCGACTTATGTGGAAGACAAGGACTCCGGTGAGCTCCGTCGTCCGCATCATCTCGACCTGAAGACCGGCATGTACAAGGGCCGCCAGGTCCTGAAGAAGAAAGAGTCCTGA
- the mtgA gene encoding monofunctional biosynthetic peptidoglycan transglycosylase, which yields MRIVKVLLAALALVVLAPYVVAPFYRTGHPVSTLMAWRSLTGAPMHREWIDLADMSPYLPRSVVAAEDAHFCKHHGIDWGALREAIDDAREDGTAFRGASTITQQVAKNLFLWQGRDFIRKALEFPLALWIDFVLPKQRILEIYLNIAELGPQGQFGAEAGSAYAFGKSAEDLSPRESALLASILPNPVKRSARTPGPGVRRLAGTYVARGQAASLLTCWRENR from the coding sequence TTGCGCATCGTTAAAGTCCTGCTTGCAGCGCTCGCGCTTGTGGTTCTCGCGCCCTATGTGGTCGCGCCGTTCTACCGGACCGGTCATCCGGTTTCGACGCTGATGGCGTGGCGCTCGCTGACGGGCGCGCCGATGCACCGGGAATGGATCGATCTGGCTGATATGTCGCCTTATCTTCCGCGCTCGGTGGTGGCGGCCGAGGACGCCCATTTCTGCAAGCATCACGGTATCGACTGGGGCGCGCTGCGCGAGGCCATCGACGATGCCCGGGAGGACGGCACCGCCTTCCGCGGCGCCTCCACCATCACCCAGCAGGTGGCGAAGAACCTGTTCCTCTGGCAGGGGCGGGATTTCATCCGCAAGGCGCTGGAGTTTCCGCTGGCGCTGTGGATCGATTTTGTCCTGCCCAAGCAGCGGATCCTGGAAATTTACCTCAACATCGCCGAGCTCGGTCCGCAGGGCCAATTTGGGGCGGAGGCGGGGAGCGCCTATGCTTTCGGCAAGTCGGCAGAGGACCTCTCGCCCCGGGAATCGGCCCTGCTGGCCTCCATCCTGCCGAATCCGGTCAAACGCAGCGCCAGGACCCCGGGCCCGGGTGTCCGGCGGCTGGCCGGGACCTATGTGGCGAGGGGGCAGGCCGCCTCGCTTTTGACCTGCTGGCGGGAAAATCGCTGA
- a CDS encoding polyprenyl synthetase family protein, which yields MTGTSPSDFAKRLDKTADDTEALLGRLLSDDILHDEIARPKRLMDAMRYSSLNGGKRLRPFLVVESAAVFGVPRDAALLVGAALECIHCYSLIHDDLPAMDNSDLRRGRPTLHKQTDDATAILAGDGLLTLAFDIITRDEVHRDANVRLLLTRALARCAGIGGMVGGQILDLAGEGRFGGNEPIDVARIQQMKTGALLRYGCIAGALLGQASSAEYQALDDYGRALGEAFQIADDLLDVEGDAAALGKPAGADAVLGKTTFVTQLGIEGAKQRVRDLLARADSAVSIFGERAAVLQAAARFVAERKN from the coding sequence ATGACCGGCACGTCACCGTCCGATTTCGCCAAGCGTCTGGACAAGACCGCTGATGACACCGAGGCCTTGCTCGGGCGCTTGTTGTCGGACGACATCCTGCACGATGAGATCGCCCGCCCCAAGCGACTGATGGACGCAATGCGCTACTCGAGCCTGAACGGCGGCAAGCGTCTGCGGCCGTTCCTGGTGGTCGAGAGCGCCGCCGTGTTCGGTGTTCCCCGTGACGCCGCGCTGCTCGTGGGCGCCGCGCTCGAATGCATCCACTGCTATTCGTTGATTCATGACGATCTGCCTGCGATGGACAATTCGGACCTGCGCCGCGGCCGCCCCACCCTGCACAAGCAGACCGACGACGCCACCGCGATCCTCGCCGGTGACGGCCTGCTGACTCTCGCCTTCGACATCATCACCCGCGACGAGGTCCATCGCGACGCCAATGTGCGGCTCTTGCTGACGCGCGCGCTGGCGCGCTGTGCCGGCATCGGTGGCATGGTCGGCGGCCAGATCCTGGATCTCGCCGGCGAAGGCCGCTTTGGCGGCAACGAGCCGATCGATGTCGCGCGCATTCAGCAGATGAAGACCGGCGCCCTGCTGCGCTACGGCTGCATTGCCGGCGCGCTGCTCGGCCAGGCCTCGAGTGCGGAGTATCAGGCGCTCGACGATTACGGCCGCGCGCTCGGCGAAGCTTTCCAGATCGCCGACGACCTGCTCGACGTCGAAGGCGATGCGGCCGCGCTCGGCAAGCCGGCCGGCGCCGATGCCGTGCTCGGCAAGACCACCTTCGTCACCCAGCTCGGCATCGAAGGCGCCAAGCAGCGCGTGCGCGATCTACTGGCGCGCGCCGACAGCGCGGTGTCGATCTTCGGCGAACGCGCCGCCGTGCTGCAGGCCGCGGCGCGGTTTGTAGCTGAGCGGAAGAACTGA
- a CDS encoding DUF1345 domain-containing protein: MEKEDPVLVRFRQMSRPMRLIYSRPRTFISLAVGILVCLLVPGSHRLVTRLLFGWDALIAVYLVLVYTMMLCNDHQHIRRGAAMQDDGRFVILLVTATGAFASIAAIVSELGTHRGTAELTIAITTIALSWAAVHTTFALHYAHDYYRPPLGGLQFPSGDKEDHADYWDFVYFSFVIGMTAQVSDVGITDKTIRRTATAHGIVSFIYNTALLALTVNIAASAIAT; encoded by the coding sequence ATGGAAAAAGAAGATCCCGTCCTCGTCCGCTTCCGCCAGATGTCGCGGCCGATGCGGCTGATCTATTCGCGACCGCGGACCTTCATCTCGCTCGCCGTCGGCATCCTCGTCTGCCTGCTCGTTCCCGGCTCGCACCGGCTGGTGACGCGACTGTTGTTCGGCTGGGATGCGCTGATCGCAGTCTACCTCGTGCTGGTCTACACGATGATGCTCTGCAACGATCACCAGCACATCCGCCGTGGCGCCGCGATGCAGGACGACGGCCGCTTCGTGATCCTGCTGGTGACGGCGACCGGCGCGTTTGCGAGCATCGCGGCCATCGTCTCGGAGCTCGGCACCCACCGCGGCACCGCGGAGCTGACCATCGCCATCACCACCATCGCGCTGTCCTGGGCGGCCGTGCACACGACCTTCGCGCTGCATTACGCCCATGACTATTACCGCCCGCCGCTCGGCGGGTTGCAGTTCCCGAGCGGCGACAAGGAAGATCACGCCGACTATTGGGACTTCGTCTATTTCTCGTTCGTGATCGGCATGACCGCGCAGGTCTCCGACGTCGGCATCACCGACAAGACGATCCGCCGCACGGCCACCGCGCACGGCATCGTGTCCTTCATCTACAACACGGCCCTGCTGGCACTGACGGTGAACATCGCGGCGAGCGCGATCGCCACTTAA
- a CDS encoding caspase family protein yields MRNLFRLFPLLLGLALISGAAPAFAGKRVALVLANSAYQHAPSLANPVNDGAVMAKTLKDAGFDVVESRHDLTALDTRRVLRDFADATRDADIAVVYYAGHGIEVEGSNYLIPVDAKLERDTDVYDEALSLDRVLVAVEPAKQLRLVILDACRDNPFGRTMKRTLASRGIGRGLAQVEPTSTNTLIAYSAKAGFTAQDGDGANSPFTLALSKHLTTPGLDVRRAFGFVRDDVLKSTGNKQEPFVYGSLGGEDVPLVPVRAAPAAAAAAAPASNPQADMRRDYELALQVGNKPAWEAFLAQHPDGFYANLAKLQLDKIQAEQVHAAAIEKAKQAEAERDRLAALGAQRDAQAKAAADAKAAEQAQLAAQKAKEQAQQQAAAAEQQRVNLAAAAPSAVPASTASPAGTNVAALTPATTPADLNRSVQTELGRVGCFSGQPDGNWNTSSQRSLSQFNRYAGTRLDVKMASTDALDVVKSKQSRVCPLVCDHGFKADGDKCTRIVCGDGYVLNSDNECEKQRAAKPAKAAKPATARRDDSEDRPARQRRGEAASGGIGAAAGIAAAAGAGRASGGGGQMYCSNSTGCRPVNRGCHLEYRGGGGPGNDANVEVCH; encoded by the coding sequence ATGCGCAATTTGTTCAGGCTTTTTCCGTTGCTCCTTGGTCTCGCGCTGATATCGGGCGCCGCGCCGGCCTTCGCCGGAAAACGCGTCGCGCTGGTGCTGGCGAACTCGGCCTACCAGCACGCGCCTTCGCTCGCCAATCCCGTCAACGACGGTGCGGTGATGGCGAAGACGTTGAAGGATGCCGGCTTCGACGTCGTCGAGTCCCGCCACGACCTGACTGCGCTCGATACGCGACGCGTGCTGCGCGATTTCGCCGATGCCACCCGCGATGCCGACATCGCCGTGGTCTATTATGCCGGCCACGGCATCGAGGTCGAAGGCTCCAACTACCTGATCCCGGTCGATGCCAAGCTCGAGCGCGACACCGACGTCTATGACGAGGCGCTCTCGCTCGATCGCGTTCTGGTCGCGGTCGAGCCGGCGAAGCAGCTTCGCCTGGTGATCCTCGACGCCTGCCGCGACAATCCGTTCGGCAGGACCATGAAGCGCACGCTCGCCTCGCGCGGCATCGGCCGCGGTCTGGCTCAGGTCGAGCCGACCAGCACCAACACGCTGATCGCTTATTCGGCCAAGGCAGGCTTCACGGCGCAGGATGGCGACGGCGCCAACAGCCCCTTCACTCTCGCGTTGTCGAAGCATCTGACGACGCCCGGCCTCGACGTCCGCCGCGCCTTCGGCTTCGTGCGCGACGACGTGCTGAAGTCGACCGGCAACAAGCAGGAGCCGTTCGTCTATGGATCGCTCGGCGGCGAAGACGTGCCGCTGGTGCCGGTCAGGGCCGCACCCGCGGCCGCAGCGGCCGCCGCACCCGCGAGCAATCCGCAAGCCGACATGCGGCGCGATTACGAGCTCGCGCTCCAGGTCGGCAATAAGCCGGCGTGGGAAGCCTTCCTGGCCCAGCATCCTGACGGTTTCTATGCCAACCTTGCCAAGCTCCAGCTCGATAAGATCCAGGCCGAGCAGGTTCATGCCGCCGCGATCGAGAAGGCGAAACAGGCCGAGGCCGAGCGCGACCGTCTCGCCGCGCTCGGCGCGCAGCGGGATGCGCAGGCCAAGGCCGCGGCCGATGCCAAGGCGGCCGAGCAGGCCCAGCTTGCCGCGCAGAAGGCCAAGGAGCAGGCGCAGCAGCAGGCCGCCGCCGCCGAGCAGCAGCGTGTCAATCTCGCCGCAGCAGCGCCGAGCGCTGTGCCGGCCAGCACCGCGAGCCCCGCCGGCACCAATGTCGCCGCGCTGACCCCGGCCACCACGCCGGCCGATCTCAACCGCTCGGTGCAGACCGAGCTCGGCCGCGTCGGCTGCTTTTCAGGTCAGCCTGACGGCAATTGGAATACGTCCTCGCAGCGGTCGCTGTCGCAGTTCAACCGCTATGCCGGCACCAGGCTCGACGTGAAGATGGCGAGCACGGATGCGCTCGACGTGGTCAAGTCCAAACAGTCACGCGTCTGTCCGCTGGTCTGCGACCACGGCTTCAAGGCCGATGGCGACAAATGCACCAGGATCGTCTGCGGCGACGGCTATGTGCTGAACAGCGACAACGAGTGCGAAAAGCAACGTGCCGCCAAGCCGGCGAAAGCGGCCAAGCCCGCCACCGCCAGGCGCGACGACAGCGAGGACCGTCCCGCACGGCAGCGTCGCGGTGAGGCAGCCTCTGGAGGTATTGGTGCCGCTGCCGGCATCGCCGCTGCTGCTGGCGCCGGCCGCGCCTCGGGTGGCGGCGGCCAGATGTACTGCAGCAACAGCACCGGCTGTCGCCCGGTCAACCGCGGCTGCCATCTCGAATACCGCGGCGGCGGCGGCCCCGGCAACGATGCCAACGTCGAGGTGTGTCATTAG
- a CDS encoding GFA family protein has protein sequence MTGSRHQDARILAGECCCRAVRYEVADAFSYALNCHCSNCRRTTGSAFKPFAGIEHSQLRLVRGEDQRTIYGDDTTHDAHCGRCGSLLYSRVREGKWVHIAMGTLVDAPSIRPSAHIFVGSKAPWHEITDDLPQYRGHVGDA, from the coding sequence ATGACGGGTTCACGACATCAGGACGCCCGCATCCTTGCCGGCGAATGCTGCTGCCGCGCGGTCCGCTACGAGGTGGCCGACGCATTTTCCTACGCGCTGAACTGCCACTGCTCGAACTGTCGCCGCACCACCGGTTCCGCCTTCAAGCCGTTCGCCGGGATCGAGCACAGCCAGCTCCGCCTGGTCAGGGGCGAGGACCAGCGGACCATTTACGGGGACGACACTACCCATGATGCGCACTGCGGCCGCTGCGGCTCGCTGCTGTATTCCCGCGTCCGTGAAGGAAAATGGGTCCATATCGCCATGGGAACCCTGGTCGATGCCCCCTCGATCCGCCCGTCCGCTCATATCTTCGTCGGCTCCAAGGCGCCATGGCATGAGATCACGGACGACCTGCCTCAGTATCGAGGGCATGTGGGGGATGCCTAG
- a CDS encoding nuclear transport factor 2 family protein: MSSNRSSVEAVVQTYFDGLYEGDADKLGAVFHPTADLRWVEKGELKILTVPDWLAWVRKRPSAKAEGKPREDFIVTIDRSDDKTAFIKVKCQLPPRFFTDYLVAMKLADGWQIVSKSYRYDLKE; encoded by the coding sequence ATGAGCTCAAATCGGTCGAGCGTCGAAGCCGTCGTGCAAACCTATTTCGACGGACTTTACGAGGGTGACGCGGACAAGCTCGGCGCCGTCTTCCACCCCACAGCCGATCTGCGCTGGGTGGAAAAGGGCGAGCTGAAGATCCTGACCGTGCCGGACTGGCTCGCCTGGGTGCGCAAGCGCCCCTCCGCCAAGGCGGAAGGCAAGCCGCGCGAGGATTTCATCGTCACCATCGACCGCTCCGACGACAAGACCGCCTTCATCAAGGTCAAATGCCAGCTGCCGCCGCGGTTCTTCACGGATTACCTCGTGGCGATGAAGCTCGCCGACGGTTGGCAGATCGTGTCGAAATCGTACAGGTATGACCTGAAGGAGTGA
- the bla gene encoding class A beta-lactamase produces MHLDRRSLLASLCFMATAPALAADTPPELDSYERESGGKIGVYAENLTTAKKLAWRADERFVMCSTFKASLAACVLARVDRGEDKLAAMISYDKGDLLEYAPVAKQNLTTGAMSVAEMCKAIVELSDNTCANLLLARVGGPAALTKFWRSIGDTTTRLDHNEPELNRSPPGNPHDTTTPAAMAGNLKRLVIGEVLSPASRAQLTAWMVDCKTGANRLRGGLPASWKIGDKTGNNGKDASGDIAVAWPKPDTPILIAVYTQGGTPSPAQLEAVFARIGRMVAERLA; encoded by the coding sequence ATGCATCTCGACCGCCGCTCCCTGCTCGCTTCGCTGTGCTTTATGGCCACTGCTCCCGCGCTCGCCGCGGACACACCGCCTGAACTCGACTCCTACGAGCGCGAGAGCGGCGGAAAGATCGGGGTCTATGCGGAGAATCTGACGACCGCCAAGAAACTGGCCTGGCGGGCCGACGAGCGCTTCGTGATGTGCTCGACATTCAAGGCTTCGCTGGCGGCCTGCGTACTGGCGCGGGTCGATCGCGGTGAGGACAAGCTGGCGGCGATGATTTCCTACGACAAGGGCGACTTGCTCGAATACGCGCCCGTCGCGAAACAGAACCTCACGACCGGTGCGATGTCGGTCGCCGAGATGTGCAAGGCGATCGTCGAACTCAGCGACAACACCTGCGCCAATTTGCTGCTCGCCCGGGTCGGCGGTCCGGCCGCGCTCACCAAGTTCTGGCGCTCGATCGGCGACACGACCACGCGGCTCGACCACAACGAGCCCGAGCTCAATCGCTCGCCGCCAGGCAATCCCCATGACACCACCACGCCGGCGGCGATGGCCGGCAATCTGAAGCGGCTGGTGATCGGCGAGGTGCTGTCGCCGGCCTCAAGGGCCCAGCTCACCGCATGGATGGTCGACTGCAAGACCGGCGCGAACCGGCTGCGCGGTGGCCTGCCGGCCAGTTGGAAGATCGGCGACAAGACCGGCAACAACGGCAAGGACGCGTCGGGCGATATCGCAGTCGCCTGGCCAAAGCCCGACACGCCGATCCTGATTGCGGTCTACACGCAGGGCGGCACGCCAAGCCCGGCGCAGCTCGAAGCAGTGTTCGCGCGCATCGGACGCATGGTGGCCGAACGACTGGCGTAA
- a CDS encoding Na+/H+ antiporter, whose product MIAAKFQTFLILLAVLAGTALVARRFNMAPAILLMLSGVGLAFVPGMPSVELPPELVLLMVLPPLIYSASVAMSWREFRNNLRPIVLLAVGAVIFTAAMVATATHYVIGLPWSIGFLLGAIVAPPDVVAPLAIARRLNMPRRLVVILEGEGLANDATALILYRFALAAIMVGHFSLPLATGEFSLIVAGEIAFGIGVGWLSLRFRKWSGDPQVELTLSLITPYVSYWLPEHVGGSGVIATVACGLYVSWNGPLLISASTRLQGIFFWDLIIYLIEGLLFLLTGFQMRALYEKSKAFPLDDIMIATAVVMVIIVLARFAWLYPATYLPRMLSKSLRRRDPSPPWQWPFALAFTGVRGAVSLAAALALPFTLPDGAAFPYRDLILFVAFGVIFITLIGVGLTLPPVVRWLGIAEAGHSEHVAEHAAEIAARRQALDAALKSLDALSAEKEVSEEVMRLLRARHEIRVNQLPDSLDPAHHDVSAAGTALTRELIVAERKFIHDLLRDGQITDETRRRIERDLDLEEASLANREYQRAPL is encoded by the coding sequence ATGATCGCAGCGAAATTCCAGACCTTCCTCATCCTGCTCGCGGTGCTGGCAGGCACAGCACTGGTCGCCCGCCGCTTCAACATGGCGCCGGCCATTTTGCTGATGCTTTCGGGGGTCGGCCTCGCCTTCGTGCCCGGCATGCCGTCGGTGGAACTGCCGCCGGAACTGGTGCTGCTGATGGTGCTGCCGCCGCTGATCTACTCGGCGAGCGTCGCCATGAGCTGGCGCGAGTTCAGGAACAATTTGCGCCCGATCGTGCTGCTCGCGGTCGGCGCGGTGATCTTCACCGCGGCGATGGTGGCGACGGCCACCCATTACGTGATCGGCCTGCCCTGGAGCATCGGCTTCCTGCTGGGCGCCATCGTCGCGCCGCCCGACGTGGTGGCGCCGCTCGCGATCGCGCGGCGGCTGAACATGCCGCGGCGGCTCGTGGTCATCCTCGAAGGCGAAGGGCTCGCCAACGATGCCACCGCGCTGATCCTCTACCGCTTCGCGCTCGCCGCGATCATGGTCGGCCACTTCTCCCTGCCCTTGGCAACAGGCGAATTTTCTCTCATCGTGGCCGGCGAGATCGCCTTCGGCATCGGTGTCGGCTGGCTCTCGCTGCGTTTCCGCAAATGGTCCGGGGATCCGCAGGTCGAGCTGACGCTGTCGCTGATCACGCCCTACGTCTCCTACTGGCTGCCCGAGCATGTCGGCGGCTCCGGCGTGATCGCCACCGTCGCCTGCGGCCTTTATGTCAGCTGGAACGGACCGCTGCTGATCTCGGCGTCGACGCGCCTGCAAGGCATCTTCTTCTGGGACCTCATCATCTATCTGATCGAGGGCTTGCTGTTCCTGCTCACCGGCTTCCAGATGCGCGCGCTCTACGAGAAATCGAAGGCGTTTCCGCTCGACGACATCATGATCGCGACCGCCGTGGTCATGGTCATCATCGTTCTGGCACGCTTCGCCTGGCTCTACCCCGCGACCTATCTGCCTCGGATGCTCAGCAAATCGCTGCGCAGGCGCGATCCGTCGCCGCCCTGGCAATGGCCGTTTGCGCTCGCCTTCACCGGCGTGCGCGGCGCAGTATCGCTGGCGGCCGCGCTGGCGCTGCCGTTCACGCTGCCTGATGGCGCGGCATTCCCGTATCGCGACCTGATCCTTTTCGTCGCCTTCGGCGTCATCTTCATCACGTTGATCGGCGTCGGCCTGACGCTGCCGCCGGTGGTGCGCTGGCTCGGCATCGCGGAAGCCGGCCACAGCGAGCATGTTGCCGAGCACGCGGCCGAGATCGCGGCACGGCGCCAGGCGCTCGATGCCGCGTTGAAATCGCTGGATGCGCTGAGCGCGGAGAAGGAAGTCTCCGAGGAGGTGATGCGGCTCCTGCGCGCCCGGCACGAGATCCGCGTCAATCAGCTGCCCGACTCGCTCGATCCTGCCCACCACGACGTCTCCGCCGCCGGCACCGCGCTGACCCGCGAGCTGATCGTCGCGGAGCGCAAATTCATCCACGACCTCCTGCGCGACGGGCAGATCACCGACGAGACGCGGCGAAGAATCGAGCGCGACCTCGATCTGGAGGAGGCGAGCCTGGCGAACCGGGAATATCAGCGGGCGCCGCTGTAG
- a CDS encoding N-acetylmuramoyl-L-alanine amidase, with protein MSPARGIVAAIVLGLVALPFAAVGRAAPARQGMKARAKPAAPTACDPRNFKIVLDVGHTSESQGATSARNDVEFGFNLNLTRRIGTHLKSAGFAATRVLVTDGKAKASLLKRVGTANAAHADLVLSIHHDSVPDKMLEEWEFDGARSWFSDRFSGHSLFVSERNPHFTDSLSFARLLGKELKADGLHYASQYTLPLMGRYRHPLLDKDVGVYRYDGLVVLSQTRSAAVLLEAGSIINRDEEMAMNSPERQELIASAVTTAMRAYCEKR; from the coding sequence GTGTCACCGGCGCGGGGCATCGTCGCGGCGATTGTGCTGGGCCTCGTCGCGCTCCCGTTCGCCGCGGTGGGGCGTGCCGCACCGGCGCGGCAGGGGATGAAGGCAAGGGCGAAGCCGGCCGCTCCGACCGCCTGCGATCCCCGCAATTTCAAGATCGTCCTCGATGTCGGACACACCTCGGAATCGCAAGGCGCGACCAGCGCCCGCAACGACGTCGAATTCGGCTTCAACCTGAATTTGACGCGGCGGATCGGAACGCACTTGAAATCGGCGGGCTTTGCCGCGACCCGTGTGCTCGTGACTGACGGCAAGGCGAAAGCGAGCCTGCTCAAGCGTGTCGGGACCGCCAACGCCGCACATGCCGATCTTGTCCTGTCGATCCACCATGATTCCGTGCCGGACAAGATGCTCGAGGAGTGGGAGTTCGATGGCGCCAGGAGCTGGTTCAGCGACCGCTTCAGCGGCCATTCGCTGTTCGTGTCGGAGCGCAATCCGCATTTCACCGACAGTCTGTCTTTTGCCCGCCTGCTGGGCAAGGAGCTGAAGGCAGACGGGCTGCACTATGCGAGCCAATACACGCTGCCGCTGATGGGGCGTTACCGGCATCCGCTGCTCGACAAGGACGTCGGCGTCTACCGCTACGACGGGCTGGTCGTGCTGTCGCAGACCCGCAGCGCCGCGGTCCTGCTCGAGGCCGGCTCCATCATCAACCGCGACGAGGAGATGGCCATGAACTCGCCGGAGCGGCAGGAACTGATCGCGTCGGCCGTGACGACCGCGATGCGGGCCTATTGCGAAAAGCGCTAG
- a CDS encoding Rieske 2Fe-2S domain-containing protein — MLRAEDNTFLTESGPGTGMGELLRRFWIPVLLSEELPEPDGEPKKITVLGEELLAFRDSRGVVGVIDQYCPHRGANLWLGRNEECGIRCVYHGWKFDTDGACVDMPTSYPDLNAKDLIRIKSYPVREWGEMIWAYMGPADAMPELPDLEMALLPASHRYVSKKWQDCNWVQALEGSIDTAHFTFAHLSFDKEENEILDIKKHFVNPIARMNNDHMRWIAEDPRPVIKVSPHEAGLTIAGGRLTGGDNIYWRIAQFLMPFHAYAPSAMPGENIFGQTFVPVTDTTCWIYTYAWNPERPLTQAEREAYDRGNGVIAEVDDHYVPLRHKGNDYLIDRKLQKTRSYTGIKGVSEQDAAVQDSQGPIADRTREHLGPTDLGIMHFRKTVMELARGLQQGEPPPQAAHQDRYAVRSGACVTSKTKDLPAVMLERFGDVAGFVGRPRIAAAE; from the coding sequence ATGCTCCGCGCCGAGGACAACACGTTTCTGACCGAGTCCGGCCCCGGAACGGGCATGGGCGAGCTGTTGCGCCGCTTCTGGATTCCCGTCCTGCTGTCCGAAGAGCTCCCCGAGCCCGACGGCGAGCCGAAGAAGATCACCGTGCTCGGCGAGGAGCTGCTCGCCTTCCGCGACAGCAGAGGCGTGGTCGGCGTCATCGACCAATACTGCCCGCATCGCGGCGCCAATCTCTGGCTCGGACGAAACGAGGAATGCGGCATCCGCTGCGTCTATCACGGCTGGAAATTCGACACCGACGGCGCTTGCGTCGACATGCCGACCTCCTATCCCGATCTCAACGCCAAGGATCTCATCCGCATCAAATCCTATCCGGTGCGCGAATGGGGCGAGATGATCTGGGCCTATATGGGTCCGGCGGACGCGATGCCCGAGCTGCCCGATCTCGAAATGGCATTGCTGCCGGCCTCGCACCGCTACGTCAGCAAGAAATGGCAGGACTGCAATTGGGTGCAGGCGCTGGAAGGCTCCATCGACACCGCGCATTTCACCTTCGCCCATCTCTCCTTCGACAAGGAGGAGAACGAGATCCTCGATATCAAGAAGCATTTCGTGAATCCGATCGCGCGCATGAACAACGACCACATGCGCTGGATCGCCGAGGATCCCCGCCCCGTGATCAAGGTCAGTCCGCACGAGGCGGGACTGACCATCGCCGGCGGCCGGCTCACCGGCGGAGACAACATCTACTGGCGCATCGCCCAGTTCCTGATGCCGTTCCACGCCTATGCGCCGAGCGCGATGCCGGGCGAGAACATCTTCGGCCAGACCTTCGTGCCCGTCACCGACACCACCTGCTGGATCTATACTTACGCCTGGAATCCGGAGCGTCCGCTGACGCAAGCAGAGCGCGAGGCCTATGACCGCGGCAACGGCGTCATCGCGGAGGTCGACGATCACTACGTGCCGCTGCGTCACAAGGGCAACGACTATTTGATCGATCGCAAGCTGCAGAAGACCAGGAGCTACACCGGCATCAAGGGCGTTTCCGAGCAGGATGCCGCCGTGCAGGACAGCCAGGGCCCGATCGCCGATCGCACCCGTGAGCATCTCGGCCCGACCGATCTCGGCATCATGCATTTCCGCAAAACCGTGATGGAGCTGGCGCGGGGGTTGCAACAGGGCGAGCCGCCGCCGCAGGCCGCGCATCAGGATCGCTACGCGGTGCGCTCCGGTGCCTGCGTCACCAGCAAGACCAAGGACCTGCCCGCAGTGATGCTGGAGCGCTTCGGCGACGTCGCGGGTTTCGTCGGCCGTCCCAGAATCGCGGCCGCGGAGTAG
- a CDS encoding outer membrane protein, with protein MKALIKSIVTATVASLAFAGAAAAADLAARPYTKAPPPVAAAIYDWSGIYVGGAAGGIWNTTNGDFYNFPGFGWRTDSHSDWTAGGFAGIQKQWNHVVFGVEGGWNAVGNGWGSTIANGIAGPCGFVAGIQSCQARIRDIGYIGGRLGWAWDRWMVYGQGGFARAHIESQGLINATGLAFSPASADHNGWYAGAGFDYAVLDYLILGVDYKHYEFDTVQHNCAGCFADNRNVNAKADSVMGRISFKFNPWPGAVVARY; from the coding sequence ATGAAGGCCTTGATCAAGTCGATCGTGACAGCGACCGTAGCTTCTCTTGCGTTCGCCGGCGCCGCCGCTGCGGCCGATCTTGCCGCGCGTCCTTACACCAAGGCTCCGCCGCCGGTGGCTGCCGCAATCTACGATTGGTCCGGTATTTATGTCGGCGGTGCGGCCGGCGGCATCTGGAATACGACCAACGGCGACTTCTATAACTTCCCCGGCTTCGGCTGGCGCACGGACAGCCACAGCGACTGGACCGCGGGCGGCTTTGCCGGCATCCAGAAGCAGTGGAACCACGTCGTGTTCGGCGTCGAGGGCGGCTGGAACGCAGTCGGGAACGGCTGGGGAAGCACCATCGCCAACGGCATCGCCGGTCCCTGCGGTTTCGTGGCCGGAATCCAGTCCTGTCAGGCGCGCATCCGCGACATCGGCTATATCGGTGGCCGGCTCGGCTGGGCCTGGGATCGCTGGATGGTGTACGGCCAGGGCGGCTTCGCCCGCGCCCACATCGAGAGCCAGGGCCTGATCAACGCAACCGGCCTCGCCTTCTCGCCCGCCAGCGCCGATCACAATGGCTGGTACGCCGGCGCCGGCTTCGACTATGCGGTGCTCGACTACCTGATCCTCGGCGTGGACTACAAGCACTACGAGTTCGACACCGTCCAGCATAACTGCGCCGGCTGCTTCGCCGACAACCGCAACGTCAATGCCAAGGCCGACTCCGTGATGGGCCGTATCAGCTTCAAGTTCAATCCGTGGCCGGGGGCGGTGGTCGCCAGGTACTGA